aaaacaaaTGTACTTATTCGTAAATATAGTCAATCTTCAACACGGCAACCAAGTAACTGAGAACATCTTTAAATTGACCGGATTTAAACAGAGATTTACAACCGCCATCAAATATTTGCAGAGTATTCGTATTAACATAAAAAGAATTCGATAATCATGATGATGTTGTAGCTAtttcagagaagttgtgggtggctcttaaaagagcctttttgtgttttgggtgtgtttcagtccattgcggatatttacttggagctggtgtacttggtgaccgcctttgtaccttccgacacggcgtgtttggccagctccccgggcagcagcaggcgcacggcggtctggatctcccgggagctgatggtgctgcgtttgttgtaatgggccaggcgggaagcctcacccgcgattcgctcgaaaatatcattcacaaacgaattcatgatgctcatggccttggaggagatgccggtgtcagggtgaacctgcttcatcactttgtacacgtagatggagtaactttctCTCCTGGATTTTCTCCGTTTCTTGCTGCCCTTTGTTGGCGCCTTCTTCTgaactttcttggcgcccttcttggaaGATGCTGCAGTTTTCTTCTCGTCAACCATGATCACGATCAACTTCAGACACAGAATAACCGAAATTTCGCTCCAAGCTCGCATTTTATAGACATCCCCAGAACCCTATGCTAATGAAGGATGGCAGAAGACGATGCtcatgattggctggtttacaatgatgtcactgcctgatgttgggcggcacagtggttcgctccgcagcctcacagctccagtgacccgagttcaattcccggcactgcctgtgtggagtttgcaagttctccctgtgtctgcgtggttttcctccaggtgctccggtttcctcccacatgctggttgataggttaattggccattataaaaataggtgaggatgtggtaggaatatggaattagtgaaggattagtataaatgggtggttgatggttggcacagactcggtgggccgaagggcctgtttcagtgctgtatctctaaaactaaaagctAAATCTGTCTGATTGGATATCTAAAGTAACCAATCACACTTCATGCCTATCACAGCCACAAACTGACGCAGCAGTCAGATCGTCCAACCCCCTTTGCCCGCCCTTAACCATGACTTTCTGAGTCCCTCTGTCTCTTCAACCATTTCCATTTTGCTGGTACGAACACGTCTATTTTTTCACTCTGTACATATAATTTCTCGACACTTCCATTCCTTATCAGGATGTACCGTCCCTGCTGCACTTCCGTCCATCACCAGGACGGAACCGTCCAGTATAGTTGGGGTCAGACATGGGCAAGTGCAAGCATTGAAGTGCAAGTCTTTAAATCTATGTTGCGTGccaaataaggttggtcagctgcagccacaagcaaccacatgaaagatttatatagtggcaattacataattctggctgaaactaggcgaggcatgggaacttattattactggcTACAAATATTCAGCAAGACAGGTCTGCAAAAATATGGAGGGTTGTGGAGTGGAAAGAGttgatcaaatataa
This DNA window, taken from Heterodontus francisci isolate sHetFra1 chromosome 45, sHetFra1.hap1, whole genome shotgun sequence, encodes the following:
- the LOC137356346 gene encoding histone H2B 5-like, which produces MVDEKKTAASSKKGAKKVQKKAPTKGSKKRRKSRRESYSIYVYKVMKQVHPDTGISSKAMSIMNSFVNDIFERIAGEASRLAHYNKRSTISSREIQTAVRLLLPGELAKHAVSEGTKAVTKYTSSK